Proteins from a single region of Candidatus Saccharibacteria bacterium:
- the nhaD gene encoding sodium:proton antiporter NhaD: MELIAIIAAAFFAFGYFLITLEQKFNTHKSAIALTMAGVLWLLTAVFLSHDKEVLKHALSHAGAEIFNIVAFLLAALALIEILVHYRFFDLIRAKMIKLKIRDKQQFLLVLLLTFSFSAILDNIAITIAMLQIALRFFKGRNMIIAAAGIVIAANAGGAWSPVGDITTIMLWLGGKFTAIEIIQYAFLPSAVLALVAGTLLYRKLDDTNFEKREKDDTLQPSIGEKVVISMALVSFIMPLAVSFIGLPPYMGLFLGLGLTWCAIEYAKQRKSSNNPTHMTANIEKIVQTVDISSIKYIMGILLAVMALSTLGVLQWVSSVVVGSDPSTSHLILTNMGLGFLSGIVDNASLVAIAMNTLPMHDPELWALTAIAAGNGGSLFVIASAAGVVAMGGYKQLTIGDYFKVATLPVLIGLLAAFGVWYLQFLFL, encoded by the coding sequence ATGGAATTAATTGCAATTATTGCAGCAGCGTTTTTTGCCTTCGGGTATTTTCTTATCACGCTAGAACAAAAGTTCAACACTCACAAATCGGCGATCGCTCTTACTATGGCAGGCGTATTATGGTTACTTACCGCAGTGTTCCTCTCGCACGACAAAGAGGTGTTAAAACATGCGCTTTCACATGCGGGTGCTGAGATATTTAACATCGTTGCGTTTCTTTTGGCGGCTCTAGCGCTTATTGAAATACTTGTTCATTACCGCTTCTTCGACCTCATACGAGCTAAGATGATTAAGCTGAAGATACGCGATAAGCAACAGTTTCTTCTTGTCCTTCTTCTTACATTCTCGTTTTCGGCGATCCTCGATAACATTGCGATCACTATTGCAATGTTGCAGATTGCTCTAAGATTCTTCAAGGGGCGTAACATGATTATTGCCGCCGCGGGTATTGTTATTGCCGCGAATGCCGGTGGTGCATGGTCTCCTGTTGGAGATATTACAACAATTATGTTGTGGCTCGGCGGTAAGTTTACAGCAATTGAAATTATCCAGTATGCATTCTTGCCATCGGCTGTTCTTGCGCTTGTTGCTGGTACGCTGCTTTATCGCAAGCTCGACGACACTAACTTTGAAAAGCGCGAAAAAGACGATACGTTGCAACCAAGTATTGGTGAAAAGGTCGTTATTTCTATGGCGCTCGTTAGCTTTATTATGCCGCTTGCCGTTAGCTTTATTGGCTTGCCTCCGTACATGGGACTATTCCTTGGCCTTGGCCTTACGTGGTGTGCGATTGAGTATGCAAAGCAACGTAAGAGTAGTAACAACCCAACGCATATGACGGCGAACATCGAAAAAATTGTTCAGACCGTCGATATCTCATCGATCAAGTATATTATGGGTATTTTGCTTGCTGTTATGGCGCTTTCAACGCTTGGTGTGCTGCAGTGGGTTTCAAGCGTGGTTGTTGGTTCCGATCCATCAACATCACACCTTATTCTTACGAACATGGGTCTTGGGTTTCTTTCGGGAATTGTCGATAACGCCTCGCTTGTTGCAATCGCCATGAATACATTGCCAATGCATGACCCAGAGCTGTGGGCGCTTACCGCTATTGCGGCGGGTAACGGTGGATCATTGTTTGTCATTGCTAGCGCGGCCGGTGTTGTTGCAATGGGTGGTTACAAACAGCTGACTATTGGAGACTACTTTAAAGTGGCCACGCTCCCTGTGCTCATTGGCCTTCTTGCAGCGTTTGGCGTGTGGTACCTGCAGTTCCTATTCCTCTAG
- a CDS encoding glutaredoxin family protein, with protein MNKRAIIVVVGIIALIGGSVGYVLLNKKDAAAPVVSDSTKQDTDSNDIATPSQPTKKGEYVDYSNEALRSASGTKLLFFHAPWCPQCRAIEESIERGGVPSNVTVLKVDYDSNQALRQKYGVTLQTTFVKVDANGDKVKSYTAYEEPTFDAVKRELLP; from the coding sequence ATGAATAAACGAGCTATTATTGTTGTCGTGGGAATTATCGCGCTGATAGGCGGATCGGTAGGATATGTTTTATTGAATAAAAAAGACGCCGCTGCTCCGGTGGTGTCGGATTCAACAAAACAGGATACAGATTCTAATGACATAGCAACGCCTAGCCAGCCCACGAAAAAGGGTGAGTATGTGGATTACTCTAATGAGGCGCTTCGCTCTGCCTCGGGTACAAAATTACTATTTTTCCATGCGCCCTGGTGTCCTCAATGTCGCGCAATCGAAGAAAGTATCGAAAGGGGTGGCGTTCCAAGTAACGTAACGGTCTTGAAAGTTGATTACGATTCAAACCAGGCGCTTCGTCAAAAATATGGAGTTACCCTACAGACGACCTTCGTGAAGGTAGATGCTAATGGTGATAAAGTAAAAAGCTACACCGCATACGAAGA